The Silene latifolia isolate original U9 population chromosome 4, ASM4854445v1, whole genome shotgun sequence region TAAGTGCATCACAGATAATGTCTTAAGAGCAAAAGTGAGATATGTAATCTCAACTGTGTTAATAATCAGAAATTTTCAAGCCAATAGTAGGCTACAGCTCGGAAATCATCTACAACCTGATCAGCACTAAGTTTATTCTTTGTCAGGTCATCATTTTTGGCTAATTGAGCAACGGTCGATCGCAACTCATAAATCATCTCGAGTCTATttccaataaaacaaaacaattaagtTGGATCAAGTtcaattcacaacatcttcatgcGACTTGAATTGGACTTTTGAATTCAATAAAAGAGGACAAACAATTTCAGGGCCTATTTGCACAAGAGTGTCGTCTACAGAGTAGCAAATTTTAAGCAATCCGACTAATAATACATTACAGTATTAGCTTTAATTCACCTTGTGTTTTTATAAAACGATATGACCAAAAATTTGGATTTAATATTTTCCATGATCATTTTTGGGTAAATGGGTTTTAGACGAGAGATTACGTTGAGTTGGACGAGAGTACTTCGCTATCACTCTAACAAGTGAATACGAATAGCAAATTTCAAATTACATGAGATTATATACAGCCGTATTTTACTTTTGGAGTAGTCCATATTATTTGTGCAGGAGTTTCTTTTAAACAATTCACTAAGGGCTTAATGCAACTGTGATTAAAAGGTGGAGAAAAAAGAACATACATCTGATGTACTCCCTCATATTtacttgtttttgagcatatgtgtattttttctgagtttATGACTCAAACTTTACTTGTTTTTGAGTATTTGTGTATTTATTCTGAGTTTATTATAACTATTATCCTAGTCAAGAAAACAAACTTTCATACCACACCCTTTTATATCGCATTATAGAAGTGACAATTGTCAGAAGATATTACGGTATATTGTATATATCGTAATcggaataatattattaatatggaAATAAGCTATATTTATGCTAATAATATTAGAACATATATATGATACGATTATCATGTTTAGATCTTTAGACTAGCATAAATGTGAATATGCGATATGATTGTAATTGTTTGAGACACGAGCAATAATAATACAACGTTTTTTTCTAACATGTAAAAAACCGATTACTAATTAATGAATTTACCTttctcttaaaaaaaaaaaaaaaagaataatcaAAGGTGCACGCAGTGTCGCTAACTTATCTCCCTGTTTATTTAGGTGAAATTGTAAAATTTGTAATAATGATTAAAAGATTACGTTTCCAAAATTGAATTCAGTCGATAACCATATTGAATAAACTTTCCAAAACATTCAACGTATGAACTGTTTAAATACGCCATTGTTGACTATTAATTTGCTTGAACAATCAATCAATATGGCTAACTGGAGTGAACTAATACCATTGGACATATGGAAGAAGATTGCCGAGTCGATACAATTTCATGAAGATTTTAATGTATTTGGGAAAGTGTGTAGTGATTGGAGAAAAGCCATGAAAATTGCAAACAGATCGAAGTCATCAATCCAAACTCCATGGCTATTACTTGCAGAACCTCCATGCACATCGACACGTCGGTTTTACAGCCTCTACAACCGTAAGGTTCTGCCAGTTGAGCTGCCTAAGCCATCAACCACACCTGGTCAGGCCGAGGACGACACTGACAACATGACCCTGAGTCTCTTGTTTCCACCAGACAAAGACGAGGACGGACTGGGTGATTGGAGGTACTACTCTTCACGTGGTTGGCTTATTTCCGTCACCCAATTAGGCTTGAACATTACCCTAGTGAACCCGATTACTAAGCAAGTTGTTCAACCCCCGCCCTTCCCGGATCATATCTTTGGAAGTAGAACGAGATCATGGCAATGGCAACCTAATTCATACCTGTTTATGTATGATAAATTTGTGTTGTCAGAAGACCCATCAACTACTAAAGACTACGTGCTTGCCATGAAATTCCCGGCCAGCGTTGATTTGGCTTTCTGGAAAAGCGGGGATAAACAATGGAACATGCTCAACACACATTACTGTCATTTCTCGGACATCACTTTTCACAAAGGAGAATTCTATGCCGTGGAGCAATTTGGAAAAATTATAGCCGTCGGAAACTCAAGTCCCCCAGCAACGCCAAGGCTCGTGGCAAATTTAATGTTCCAATGCACGTCCCCTCACTTGTCTTACTTGGTAGAATCAGCCGGAACATTGCTGCTGATATTTCGGGAATTAGAAGATCTTGAAAACAAAACATTGGAGCTAAAGTGCTTCAAAGTATGGGAGATAAATGTTGATACCGGGGAGGCCAAAGAAACAACGAGTTTGGGAAATAGAGCAGTTTTCCTTGGTCATAACTCGTCCTTCTCTGTCGAAGCGTGTCCTCCTATTTGTAGGCCTAATTGTATCTACTACACTGATAACTATGATCACAACTACCGCTTCTCCAATACCATAAATAGGTGCGACATGGGTGTCTATGATATAAGCTTAGATCGTAAAATCGAAGAATTTTATCAAGGTCCCTCGTGTCTTAGCAAATCTACCTTACCACTATGGGTAGAATCCCCTAATTAGACTATTCAAACATGAGTTCGTTTATAATACAGATTCTGAGTTCCTGCTTGTCCCTTTATTTTTCTAAAATCCCCAGTAATTTTTTTCATACTAATTTTGTTATATGAGGATATATGAACAAAGGAATCAAAACAAAGTTGTACGAGTATTTAAGAATTTACGAAGTCCGCCTCTAAATGATCCGATGCTTAAAAACACGTGTATAGTTTCGGTCACAAATTCGGAATAAAACAAAGCAGAGGAAGTATACTGTTTAGTATTGAATAAATTGGCAGGTTAGGTGCTATGCACTCACCACCGTGTGTACCATGTCATCGTACACTCTATCCAATGAGAATATTAGAATTGAATAAATTCTCCATAAATAAGAGAACATAATCTTAATAAATTGACAGGTTAGGTGCTATACACCGGGTGTACCATGTCATTGTACATCCTATCCAATGAGAATATTAGAAATTGAATAAATTCTCCATGAATAAGAGAACATAATCTTAAACCCATAAATAAAAACAAAGACATCTCATTGGTTAGGGTGTACGAGATTCTTGTACACCCGGTGGACCTTAGAATTTTTCAAGCAGTTATAGCTGATGGAACTATTGGAATTTGGATTTCCATTAGTCGGTTTTTATTGATTGTGAAAACGGGTCGAATAATCATGGTGACTCGAGAAAATTATTAATGAGATTTATCTTTCATTAAAAAAGGGTATATTGTGAAACTTATTATTCATAAGACCCAAGACCCAAATTTCCTAGTTATACAAAATACACCACCTTTTAGGAAATTTCTTGTACACCGGGTGTACCCAAGAATTTTTCATACAACACCTACCAAAATTCATCAAATACTTGCACAATCATCTACGTACGTAATATTTCAAAATCCTAATATCCAACACCAATCATATCATATGGCTAACTGGAGTGATTTACCATTAGACATATGGAAGAAGATTGCCGAGTCGATCGAATTTCATGAAGATTTTAATGTATTTGGGAAAGTGTGTAGTGATTGGAAAAAAGCCATGAAAATTGCAAAAAGATCAACGTCACCAATCCAAACTCCATGGCTATTACTTGCAGAACCTCCGTG contains the following coding sequences:
- the LOC141651344 gene encoding putative F-box protein At5g55150, with translation MANWSELIPLDIWKKIAESIQFHEDFNVFGKVCSDWRKAMKIANRSKSSIQTPWLLLAEPPCTSTRRFYSLYNRKVLPVELPKPSTTPGQAEDDTDNMTLSLLFPPDKDEDGLGDWRYYSSRGWLISVTQLGLNITLVNPITKQVVQPPPFPDHIFGSRTRSWQWQPNSYLFMYDKFVLSEDPSTTKDYVLAMKFPASVDLAFWKSGDKQWNMLNTHYCHFSDITFHKGEFYAVEQFGKIIAVGNSSPPATPRLVANLMFQCTSPHLSYLVESAGTLLLIFRELEDLENKTLELKCFKVWEINVDTGEAKETTSLGNRAVFLGHNSSFSVEACPPICRPNCIYYTDNYDHNYRFSNTINRCDMGVYDISLDRKIEEFYQGPSCLSKSTLPLWVESPN